In a genomic window of Acropora muricata isolate sample 2 chromosome 2, ASM3666990v1, whole genome shotgun sequence:
- the LOC136894858 gene encoding uncharacterized protein, producing the protein MKTETTTTNINEEPCTVFVDEGTKCSVHQPSFVHQGTQTEVFDFIDIKQHESTILELYHIIERLTKEVNQLNNQLKEFRFDIDDFKDSASDISFYPGLSDYETLMLCYSIVEESSKNLKYGSYVKQTDDGKIRRRRKSSNFQEFIMVIVQLRLGLLNQDLAYRFKASENTVSLILRTWIRFLRIELEPLICLAPREVQRQHMPPIFKLHSPKTALIIHCTEFKMERPSSLDNQSACYSQYK; encoded by the coding sequence ATGAAaacggaaacaacaacaacaaatatcaATGAAGAACCATGCACTGTATTTGTTGACGAAGGAACAAagtgttctgtacaccaaccaTCATTTGTTCATCAAGGAACACAAACAGAAGTGTTTGACTTTATAGACATTAAACAACACGAGAGTACTATTCTTGAATTGTATCATATCATCGAAAGACtgacaaaagaggtaaatcagCTAAACAATCAGTTAAAAGAATTTAGATTTGACATTGATGATTTCAAGGATAGTGCGAGTGATATTTCATTCTACCCAGGTTTGAGTGATTATGAAACATTGATGCTATGCTACAGTATCGTTGAAGAGTCTTCAAAGAATCTAAAATATGGATCTTATGTGAAGCAAACAGATGATGGAAAGATTCGAAGACGAAGAAAGTCGTCAAACTTTCAAGAGTTTATAATGGTAATAGTGCAACTACGACTTGGTCTGTTAAACCAAGATCTAGCCTATCGATTCAAAGCCAGTGAGAACACTGTATCTTTGATATTGAGAACTTGGATCAGGTTCTTGAGAATAGAGCTTGAGCCTTTAATCTGCTTGGCACCCAGAGAAGTTCAGAGACAACATATGCCTCCTATCTTCAAACTGCACTCCCCCAAAACAGCACTGATTATTCATTGTACAGAATTTAAAATGGAAAGGCCATCCTCTCTTGATAACCAGTCTGCATGCTATTCACAGTACAAGTAA